Below is a genomic region from Periplaneta americana isolate PAMFEO1 chromosome 7, P.americana_PAMFEO1_priV1, whole genome shotgun sequence.
GTTACAGTCGAAATGATGTTTCCGAAATTTGTTTTCTATTACCTTTCGAAAATGGAGCATAAAGTCGTGGAATTGTCGTCCTCCAGAATTACCATTACAGGTAATTAGAAACTAAGTACAAATCTttcacttacttatggcttttaagaaacctggatattcattgccgccctcgcataagcccaccatcggtccctattctgagcgaGATCTTTGCTATGatcatgccagagaatcagtcccactCTGAGGCTTATTTTAAGACAAACCTCTCACTGCTTTGTAAATTTCACGAATATAAAATAATGCAACCAAGATGATTGTCGAAATTTTATGCAATGCAGCCAACAGACCTGATGCCACGAATATTTACAGTATAGGCTACTAAACTAcagcaatttaattaattaaaacacaatatacaattaattctggGAATGGGTGTGACAGAATTTCACAGTCCTGCCTGTAGAAATATTAAGAGAAGTGAAGATCCATTTTGTCATTCGAATGCTGTCCTGGGATAGATGATATGTCGGAGAGCTTGTAAGCATGTTTGTATGTCCATCAGCAACAAAGTTGATGAAATGATTCATTGTCAGATGGGCTGCAATATCACCAGTCATTAAatcatttgttgttgttttctaatgccaggcgtttgacaataaagtcatttgacctcttgcactccaatatttttcaaagatattatcatggccagccactgaagcacagattttgaggtgttctgaatccatttcttggtttgagttgcacaatgggcagttaggggactgatatattccaattctatgcaggtgtttggccaaacaatcatggcctgttgccaatctaaatgcagctacagacgattttcgtggtaaatcgggaattaactgtggattttgatgcagatagttccattttttcccttgagattgtgttatcaaattttgtttgttgaagtctaagtatgtagatttaataaatcttttcacagagtaatacgtagatttagtaacaggtctgtaagtagcagtgcagGAATAATTTGTACTGTGCAATGAAGTTGAATAAAGTTTTGGcattttaggtcctatagaattttaataatggTATCCTGTGTACATGAAGCATAGAGATATCTTAATGACATACTTCTGGGATCTAGCAAACAAGGCACAGAACTAGAAATCTGTTCCCTATTAATGAGTGCTGTGTTTAAAGACAGACTTGTGCCTATGTTGCAGAGCTCGCACACAGCAATCTGACATCTGGACTGCTGCAGGCTCTGCTATATGCCTCCCATTCGGCTGACTCCCAGCTGAATGAGAAGCTGGTCTCCAAGCTGCTGGCCAAATGCTTTGTACAGGATTTGTCTGACAATGCAGCAGCACTGCGACTTGTTGAGGCTGCACTAGTCACAGCATCACCTGCTACCTGGACACGCATCTATGAGCAGTGCTTCCGAGGTCAGTTGGCAACCTTGGCACAACATCCCATGGCCAATTTCTCCGTGCAGAAGTTGCTGGACAGCTGTACTGACAAACAGCTCTTCGAGGGGCTGTTTGACGAGCTGGAGGAGCATGTGGGGTCTGTACTGGCGCAGCGTCACTCTGGGGTGCTGCTGAGTCTAGCACAGGGGTGCAGGCGCCTGGGCACACGGCAGAGCAGATTCATGCAGATGCTATCAGGAGCACTGCAGTGCTCGGAGGCCAGCGAGTTAGTGCCACTTGTGGCCAGGCTTCTACCCTGTGAAGAGGATGGTGTCCTGCGGGTCCACCTGCATGGCTCTCTCATTCTACAAGCAATGCTGCACTTCAACAAACCAATTCGTGTCGTGAGCAGCCTGTTGGATATGCAGCCCACCAGGCTCCAGGCACTATTCACTGACTTGGCAGGTTGTCATATCACGGATGCCTTCATGCAGAGTCAGCATGTTGGAGAGAAGAGCCGTGATCGCATGATCAAGAAGCTTCAGGTGAGCCGAATGGATAAGATGAACCTTGTCTTGTGTTTAATGGTATTAAATAGCGTTAGTAGAAATGAGATTAGTTGaagatgaaaattatcaaactccatTATATTCTACTCCAGAGTTTTTCGCAAGAGATATATAATACtcgccagcgtttttggcatgtgtcctagagtatagtgcccagtttgtgagcatgttgctagtgcagctgagaatggtactacttcctatacacgtcacatcagccatttgtcaaacacagttgtcagactgactgctacaaaggtaaaacactcgtacttaacattcccattacttatttcacatgtcaAAAACGGTGACACGgactgtaataaaatgaagcagtGAGGAGAGTAGAAAGGAAGGGGATGtagatataacataatatttcacCAACTGTACTTACAGTGAAATATGAATTTTAAGCATGTAACAAAAAATGTATGAACTATTTGGCATTATGTTAGAAAAAGCAGGACTTGATGTGATGTGAACAGTTTGTTTGTTTATCCAATTTCAGATTAACGAGGATGTACTGTAATGCTGGAACTTTCTCtagaaaacattttgtttcttaaAGATACCTTCACAAATTACTTTGTAAAACTGACATAATTTGTACCCACATTGCATTAGTGAATCAACTCAAAATTGCTAGTTTAGAGAAAATGGCATGTAAGTTTCAAatgataaaatttaaatacatttcaagtTACCTGCTACTTTTTATGTATTATACATAACAGGTAGCATGTAatctgaaatgtatttaatttcattgtttgAAACTTAAAAGTTATTTTATCTAAACGATAATTTTGAGTTGCACTGAGAGTGCGAATTATAGCCactatggaaatggagaaaaataaGATATTTTACTCTTCTGTAGACGAAGTCATAAACATACTCGtacaattaatatataaaatatatctaaCTATTTGACGTGAACTTgtctaaaattaattacatctgcCTTGAACCATACGATTTGTAAATGTATTCAGATACCTTACtttttgggattatataagtcCTTATGTGCAATGTAGAAAAGGAAAGTTCTAACTTATTTGTGTGCATAGCAAGTGATTTCATTTATATAGTATCTTTCAaataacagttcaagaaaatGAACTACGAACAAGAATATCATTAACATAATATGGTAAAAGAACTGAATTGCTGCAAAATACGttaaatatttaatgataaaGTATGAGTGATCTTATTAACATTGATTTTTCTTACTATTAAATATCGAATAGACTGATTCACTTGTTGTTAAGCCTCTGGATACTTATATTGTTTGTTTCATTAGACTAGCTGGGGAAATCTATGgtaatttattgtaatacagtgaattattcTGTGTGATGCAGGGGATGTATGTGTCATTGGCTTGCTCGAGGCACGGGTCACGCAGTCTGGATGCCATCTGGGAAGTTGCAAACCTCAAGCAGAAGTTTCTAATCATGGACGAACTTTCTAAGAAGGAAAATATATTGAACAATGACAAGTACGGTTCTATCCTGAGCAGCAAATACTGTGTGTCGCTGTACAAGCACCGCAAGGAAGAATGGAAAGACTTGCAAGGCAAGGAGACCCGCAAGCGGAAACTGTTTGCAGACATTATTGgcaaataaagtgaaatatttttacagtttataatGTGTCATTTCTTCTCTTTCCTAAGGAACTTTAGTCTTACTAGTACGTGAagaaggatgggtggagtggagaaaaattatctccggcaccgggatccaaacccgggttttcagtttcTCCCGGCCatttcaatccagcatcggaactggaattcaTTGTGgcctagtggataaagcgtcatcaCATAGAACTGAAGACCCGGGTTCGGGtccagtgccagagagaatttttctccgctccacccatccttcatcatatggtaatacagaattcctgcacggaaatatcatatgtacttcggtacattacagTAATAGTTGCTAGTGCAGGTGTTATGGGCCTATTATGTGGCCTCAATTCTCTAGGCCTGATACTAGCTGATTTCTTTGTTTTGAGGTTTTGTAAAGAAAGTTGTCAATGCATAGCAATCCAGAGATATTGATAATCTCAAATTAAAAAATTCTTTCAGCTTTTGAAATAGTTACCCTGAAATGTAAGGCCACACATAGGAGGGATTAGCCTCATAGTGTGAATTGTATTGTGTACACATTGGTGGCACATTGAAGTCTAATGTTCAAAACTGTTATCCTTCTGGAATGTATTACagatgactgaaaaataaatagtaacCGATCTCATATTacagcatttttattttatgtcttcccaaacagCCTTTAATATAGtggaacaaaaacaaatgtgataTTCCTTAGATCCACTTTAATACATACGCGAAATAGGTTAGGCACATTAGGTACGaaacacaaaaataattgaaTTGAAGGGAAAGAATAGAACTTGGAATAGAATGAAGATGTCCCAATGAAAAGTCTACATAATTCAGGGAAAGTAAATGAGGGAATTATGACTTCGAATTTACAAGTGAAGAGTTGACAGAtaactaaaagaaaaaattacatatcACCCACCCATTCTCCACCATAGTGGTTAAGAAAGAAATATTGTTGAAGACAGGAAGTCTGCTTCATAGAAGCTTCAGAATAAAAGTCACCAGGAAAAATGAGTGAAAGAGATGGGAAGCAGTGATTGAAGAAGGAAAGGTTGGCGAAGAGCTTTGTGTAACAGAGAAATTGTTGCACAGTGTATAATATATGCACGTTTTGCGAAATTAATGCTTTCTTTTAGTCCTGAGAATTGATGACATCAGTTGTCTTACTAATAcgatttttattttggaaaaagcTAAATAGTATTTATagtattttctgtaaaaaaaaaagaccaacGTTTTAGAAAAGTGTAGTTTTCAGAAAAAGCTTTCAAGAAATAACTCTTAAAGAAGGAGCCATTAAGAGTTATGAAGGTGTTTAAAAAGGACGGGATATGCACAATTAGGTTAGAATTGAATGTTTCAGACAACTGTGTTAAGTAAATTTTAACTTCCTGGCGCCCATAGTAACAATTGAACTGTCCCAACTCAGAAAGttccattttttattaaaattgatatttaagttaattttggGTTGACGAAAAGCATGGTGATAGTCACTTGATTCACTTTTTTGTTGTTTGTGAAATATAAAGGTTTGAATAGATGCACGTAACTTCTCCCTCCCTGTTGCTCTGCCATCtttttatacaatattaacacTGTACGAGTATATACTATGCACTAATACTAATTTACGTTGCAGAAAACTTATTAGAATATAAGTCTTCTTTGCAAGTAGCAGTATTGTGTTCCTCTGGGGCgtgcttccgaacaggggcagcagtatttcctctaaggttagagccctttaggtgtgtgtgtgtactaatcgaaaattaggggctagaaaatattgagaataggacgcatgtttatatgacatttttttttttcgattaatacacacacacctaaactgggctctaaccttagaatTGCTGCTGCCCCTGTTTGGAAGCGCGCCCTTTCTCTGTGACGGCACTTCAGTCCCTGAAGATATCAAAGCTAGTAatcaaaagcttggaagcaacaatccaactctcctggctgagaacctgagaagagttattccataTCCAATGCCGAAAAAGCCTCAAGTCCTATAAATTTTGCATTTTTCAGTTTTCTAATAATTCTGATTTCCCAATATCATACaaatcatcttttttttttgttattgtaagGAAAATGGTAAGTGTGACAACCAAGACCTTTCTATTAAACTCGTTTGTGACCACAATCCAAGACAGTGttgaccatagacaaataacagagaTGTTGACTGCCTACTATCACGCAAAATCCACTTCACAAGTTTATTCGTTATTTCAGATTCTTTAAGAGAGGATATAGACTTCACTAATAGGTGCTGTAACATTGAAAGATGAACTGGAAACAGCAACATTAGAAGACGTAGAACCAGCTTGGAAAGAATGAACATGTTTAGATGATATTGGAGACTATTTATGCTCCCACTGTAACTGAACAATTTTCGCATTTCTTACAAAACTCTGTTTTTCTATCCGTGACTTTTCCAAAATCCTTAAATTTAAATCCAAGTTTTTCACGCGACATTTCATAAGCCATAtttgtaactactactactacttactggcttttaaggaacccggaggttcattgccgccctcacataagccgccattggtccctatcctgagcaagattaatccagtctctaccatcatatcctacctccctcaaatccattttaatattatcttcccatcgacgtctcggcctccccaaaggtcttttgccctccagcctcccaactaacactctatatgcatttctggattcgcccatacgtgctacatgtcctgcccatctcaaacgtctggattttatggtcctaattatgtcaggtcaagtatacaatgcgtgcagctctgtgttgtgtaactttctccattctcccgtaacttcatccctcttagccccaaatattttcttaagaaccttattctcaaacacccttaatctctgttcctctctcaaagtgagaatccaagtttcacaaccatacagaacaaccggtaatataactgttttataaattctaactttcagattttttgacagaagactagatgacaaaagcttctcaaccgaataataacaggcatttcccatatttattctgcgtttaatttcctcccgagagtcgTTTAtgcttgttactgttgctccaagatatttgaatttttccacctcttcgaaagataaatctccaatttttatagttccatttcgtactatattctggtcacgagacataatcatatacttaggtCACAAATATACAACACTGAATACACAGACCTCTGAATAACCAACAATCACACACAATTTTTATAGTGAACTGATAATCTAGAGCCATTGAAACTTGAGTTTTGAGTTTCATAAACAGCTAATACACAAAGGACAAAACAAAGTACCAGTATCCAATTCCAAGAAATACTGTTACTCAGATCATTAACCTTCTTCCAATTGCAAACTTCCAGCTATCATTGGGTAGTTATTTTGACAAAGGACAACATGTCcgcaaatataatacaatatgtgGTATGGCCTTTCCATAGTTTTTGAAAGTAAATGATCACCTAAGGTAAGTTTACCAGAGATTCTCCCGAAAATGTCTCTAAATATCCCCAGGTttttagtgttaattattaatatggtttAACGATCCTTGCACATTGCTATGgatgaatttttttaatgcaattttgccgCTTTTTCATGATGCCGTAATGAAAATAAGATGGGaacgtaattgcagtcgagtctTCCATATTGTTATAAAAGTTAATAGAAAGATTGAACTTTaggaaaaaagaaatttattcCATCATCAATTAAGGAACTTTTGGAATCTTCAAAATATGGTTCttattctgtaacataattttttagtgtctcataaattttattaatgtgctGTTGAATATCTCAATATCTTCGTTTTTCATTCACAAGATAGAATATCTGTGAAATGTATTTTACTGAATtctccagaaagagaaaaatttgaaggaaaaGTCCACAATTTTTATTCAAATGTAGGTGGGCTTTACCTGAATGAAGAtcatttatttaatgaaatttcttgcttgaagaaatatatGACTTCTTAGGAAATAGCaaagtgaaataaagaaaaaatgctATTCTTTGCTCAAAATAGagcaaagttttttttatttatctctgagaaaatgaaatttatgagaagtacactaagatgtacaatacaagataaaaagaagaacatagatatacggaagaaattagaggtggaaccattgctggagaaattaaagagaaataacagaaggtggtgtgaacatctacaaaggatgccgaactacagactgccagctttagcaatgggatataaaccgaaaggaagacgagatgtaggaagaccaagagcgaaatgggcgccggaacaggttcaacatgaacctaatccttgaagtgaagaagaagaagaagaagaaaatgattccCTATGCGTCCAGAAGTTGATTGAATTATCTCTGTATTTCCCGACATAATGCTTCAGTGGAGATAGTTTTTTCTTCAGTGAACATGATGTGGGCATCCCAAAAATTCTAGAATGAGTTTAGAAAATATTCGAGCCATGCTTGCTATCTTAACCAACTTCAACATGATCTGTCAGGAATTTTCCGCAAAATTGGGATCCAGAGAAGACCTGCttaaaaaattctctcttctgaTAAATACCAATAGTTTTAATTAGTAGGTAAATAGAATGAATATTTTTAGTGTGTCAATAAAATGagtattttaattatgtcagtATCTGAccccggaaattgtgaaaaaaaatccgGTAACTTTAACCTAAGCCACATTTTCAAAAGAGAAAACTATTAACAAGGGATTTGTACAGAGTTGTACTTACAATATTATTGCTTTTATCTTTCTAAAGCAAGAAAACAAGAACTGTCTTCGTTTTGCACTAATGACCAGTCATTCATATTTTAAGAGTCTACCACACCAAATCCAAATGATATACAAGTTTTGTGCTATACAGATTTCACAAAGTAATTATGTTTCCTTCACCACGTGATAAATTTAAAATGCCtcgattaattgattaaaataCATCTTATCGGATaattggattttaaaattaatttgttgaaTTGATCAACAGctgtaatcattattattaaatgagaaatttcttttatttttaaaaatactaaAGATTTTCTTCAGTTAtatgtctgtaattatgatagaATAATACTGACATCTCTTCTGTGCTGACAAGCAGCAGTCAATACCATGTGCGATTGTTGGAAACATCTTGCTATTTTTATGTGGATCCTATACCGGTACCAAGTTTTTACATTTTTGACATCCCATGCTAGACACCACGTAGGTTACTGGCTTAAAGCTATTATTTAGTCATAGAATTTTATGTTAAAGTACTGCGCTATATATAAAATAATCCTAAATAGACTActtttctgttaaaaaaaaaagttactgtatCTGCAGAATTTTTCCTCCAATGAAAACTGCATCAGACAAATTTAGGACTTAGATACACAAATTACTTCGTAAATTTAACGTAACTATAGCTAttaaaaaataccatttttcagtaaaaaattacttttgtatacaatttacaaaatttaacctTTAATCCCTTCTTCACAACAAATGCAGAACATACTGGTGAGTTGCTGTTTGTAAGACCACCTACATATCTGTGGGTAAATGTCCATAAAATGTTTCCCCTTGGACAGTTTCCTTTCGTAGTACTTCTTATTTGAGCTGTGAAAGTACTGTTAGTTGTTTGACAAATAACATACTTAGAATCTGATAAGCaactaacattttaaaaatattttcataattttaagaaCGATTTTCGTAAAGCGAAGTCACATTATAAGCGAAGAGCTGTGTCATGGTAATTTGTGCAATCCCTACAATTTATAATTGAATTCAAATATCATACTCTTTGGGATTACCAGAAACGTCTTTTGTGCACATTGCAGAAATTGAAAGTTTTACTTTCTTATGTGGGTGCACACtaacttatttaattttctatatgTTATGTAAAGAATATTTcaagaaaaactgaaatattactgATAACTTGATAAAACGTTAAATTGTAAAATGTGTATAAAAGTATGTCATATTCAttatacagatttattaatatcaAACATTTGCTATGACATAGTAAAAGAGAGAGTAGGTATTTGTACATTTATCTCATCATGCTTCTTGAAGCATTATATGAACTggcttaaatttattttataaaagtatAACTACATTGCATTTTTGTCATGCTCAGAAAATCGTCATAGAGAAAAATGATGAGATAAATATAAATTGCAAGTTGagaataaaatatcaaaatagaATTAAGTTATTTGGCTGAGTCATATCCTACTCATATCTCAGTTTAGTTGCATGAGTTTTTTAAGTAGAGCCAACTTGTGACCTGTCTTGGGTCACTGAAGTTCGGAGCCATGTTTTGATCTTCTTCACTACAGAAAAGATCCTCTCTCATGCTGCTAAACTTATCGGGCTGCTAAATAGCAGTCCATTGGAGTTGAAacgtattaacaacattttctaaAAGGTTGAAGTTAATGGATGAAAATTCTACACCTGATTCAATTGCTTtgtttgtaatacaatttttgacAATCACCATTCTTGCTTTGAGAATGGTTTTATCTGTAACATATTTGACATTCTCTGCTTCTACTGATGCGGAAAATATATGCTTTGTGAATACAAAGCCAACAGCTTGAATGCAGAaggaaaatgaaatagctgtcacTACTGCAGTACAATGCAAATCCACATACTGATACTCTGGTTTTATTAATTACTCACCagaatttaaaatgttgaaaatgtttccCTCTGATGTCCACATATTTTTGGCAACTCTTAAGTTCCTCTAGTGTAATTTAACGAATGTTTTCTcttatgcatcttgattacacaacttttaacactgtatcacttcggaatatgtatgataagaactttcttgtgttaaatattaacgtaccttgttaacatgtttcgacctattttcggtcatcttcggaactggtcgttgttggtcttggcgcctcttgttcccTGTGTGGatgtgttcgtagtgtagagtcaaagagtgtatgtgttttctcTTAGTTCATCTAGGGTATGTGATTATGGGGATTTGTtctgtacactttattcttcatattgccccaaagataaaaatcacaCAATGTGAAATGAAGAGGACCACAAATTTGTGCTAATCATTCAGTCCTCGAAAATATCTCTTATGTCGTATATTATGTATGGAGTGACGGATCCTGCTGAAAGAATACAACCAGTTAATTCGgcgaaaaatgattgaaggatCTCAGTTTTAGACTTACGTCCTTCACAGTGTTATCATAAA
It encodes:
- the LOC138703559 gene encoding nucleolar protein 9 produces the protein MESQQRGKKRKKRKSVLKNARKYGKQGKFGRGSFLNEDTYQYFVRVLELLQSNNFETEEEKVVFVNNVFDETIGEEVNYSCNQLASAALEKLLPFAKDVVLRRFMEAFGENLRPICCDAYGSHIVEKLIVLASEKGKHSEEKSAENFRCWVQKVGRFILNNLEDFVWDTYANHIIRTVTECLGGTAARNSKMQQQPGANPTPAEYTELLSQFVHRLSAWPQFQELAHSNLTSGLLQALLYASHSADSQLNEKLVSKLLAKCFVQDLSDNAAALRLVEAALVTASPATWTRIYEQCFRGQLATLAQHPMANFSVQKLLDSCTDKQLFEGLFDELEEHVGSVLAQRHSGVLLSLAQGCRRLGTRQSRFMQMLSGALQCSEASELVPLVARLLPCEEDGVLRVHLHGSLILQAMLHFNKPIRVVSSLLDMQPTRLQALFTDLAGCHITDAFMQSQHVGEKSRDRMIKKLQGMYVSLACSRHGSRSLDAIWEVANLKQKFLIMDELSKKENILNNDKYGSILSSKYCVSLYKHRKEEWKDLQGKETRKRKLFADIIGK